The following DNA comes from Occultella kanbiaonis.
GCCGGGTTCGCACTCGAGGTGATGGTCTGGAAGGGGCGCTCGACGATCCTGCTGATGTTCGTGGCGGGCATCATGATCCCCGGGCAGATGCTGCTCGTGCCGCTGTTCATCACGTACTTCAACCTGGGCCTGACCCAGACGATCTGGCCGTTGATCCTCACCTACATCGCGATGGGGCTACCGCTGACCGTGTTCATGATGGCCGCGTACTTCCGGGCGATTCCGCGCGAGGTGTTCGAGGCCGCCACGATCGACGGCGCCGGCATGATCCGCTCGTTCTGGATGATCGGACTGCCGATGATCTCGAACGCGATCCTGACCATCGGCCTGGTGCAGTTCTTCTCGATCTGGAACGACCTGCTCGTGGCGCTGACCTTCGTCACGAACCGGGATCTGGCCACGATCCAGGTCGGCCTGCTGAACTTCAGCGGCGAGTACGGCGCCATGCAGTACGGGCCGCTGTTCGCCGCGATCTGCCTGAACGTGTTCGGCACGCTGGCAGTGTTCCTCTTCCTCAGCAAGAAGATCATGGCAGGGATGGCATCCGGTGCACTCAAAGGCTGACCCGCTCAAGACTCCGTCCCCGGTGACGCCCGGCACGTCGGGCCTGGGGCACGGCTCCGACAGCGCCTCCGACGCCGCGGACCTCGCCGCGGCCAGGGCGCTGCTCACCGGGGCGCACACCCTGATCGACACCGCGAACATGTACGGCGGCGGCCGCTCCGAGGTGATCCTGGGGCGCGCGATCGCCGAGCTCGGCGCCGTCCCGGCCGGCGTGCAGGTGATCTCCAAGGCGGACCGGGACCTGTCCACCGGGGCCTTCGACCGGGACCGGGTGCTGCGCTCGTTCGAGGAATCGACCGCCCGGCTCGGCCTGGACACCCTGCCGCTGTACCAATTGCACGACCAGTACACGATCACGTTCGCCGAGGCGATGGGGCCGGGCGGGGCCGTGCAGGCTCTGATCGAGCTGCGTGAGCAGGGCGCCGTCGGCGCCATCGGGGTGGCCGCGGGCCCGACGGCGATGCTCACCGAGTACGTCCGCACCGGTGTGTTCGAGGTGCTGCTCACCCACAACCGGTACACCCTCGTGGATCGGTCCGCGGCCGAACTCATCGCCGAGGCCGCCGGGCAGGGGATGACCGTGTTCAACGCTGCCCCGTTCGGAGGCGGGCTGCTCGCAGCGGGCGCCCGCGCCGGTGCGACCTACGCCTACCGGGCCGCGCCGGAGGCGCTCCTGGCCTGGGTGGCCCGGCTCGAGCAGGTCTGCGCGGCGCACGGCGTGCCGGTGGCCGCGGCCGCGCTGCACTTCTCGATGCGCAACCCGCACGTCGCCTCCACCGTGGTGGGGGTGCGTTCGCCGGAGCGGCTCGCGCAGACCGACGCCCTGCTCGCCACCGAGGTGCCCGAGGACCTCTGGACCGAGATCGACCGACTCGGCACACCGCCTTCGACCCTGGACGACTGAACCATGCAGACCACCCCCGGCGCCCCGCTCGCCGACCTCCCCACGCTGCCCGGGACCGACTCGCTGCCGGTCCCGCTCGCCTACCACGACGACCCGGTGCCCGGCGCGGGCCGGCGACGCCCCCGTGCACAGTTCGGCTCCGACGCGGCCCGGCTGAGCCTGAACGGCGACTGGGCGTTCACGCTGGCCCCCACCGCGGCCGGCACCGGCCCGACCTTCACCGACCCCGACCTCGACGACGGCGGCTGGGGCCGCATCGACGTGCCCTCGCACTGGGTGCTGCGTGGCCACGGGGACCCCCTGTACACGAACACCGCGTTCCCGTTCCCGATCGCCCCGCCGCACACCCCGACGGCGAACCCCACCGGGGACTACCGGCGCACCTTCACGCTGCCCGCCGGGTGGCGCCGGGACGGCAGCGTGCTGCGGTTCCAGGGCGTCGACTCCTGCGCGGCGGTCTGGCTGAACGGGGTGGAACTCGGTCATTCCAAGGGCAGCAGACTGCCGTTCGAGTTCGACATCGGGCCGGCCCTGCGAGAGGGATCGAACGTGCTCTGCGTCCGGGTGCACCGATGGTCCTCCGGCAGCTACCTCGAGGACCAGGACATGTGGTGGCTGCCCGGGATCTTCCGCGACGTGGAACTGCTCGAGCGCCCCGCGGCCGTCGACGACGTGCACGTGCACGCCGACTACGACCACCGCAGCGGCGCCGGGACCCTGCGGGTGGAGGCCACCGATGCCGACGGCGCACCCGTGTTCGCCCTGATCGACGTCCCGGAGCTCGGCGTGAGCGCCCTGCCCGCCGGGACCGCCGTCCGGATCGACGGCGTGCAGCCGTGGAGCGCCGAGGTGCCGCGTCTGTACCGCGGCACGGTGCGCGCCGACGGGGAGCGGATCGAGGTCGCGATCGGGTTCCGGACGATCAGCGTGGCCGACGGCGTCCTGCGCGTGAACGGCGTCCGGGTGCACCTGCGCGGGGTGAACCGGCATGAGCACGACCCGGATCACGGACGGGCCCTGAGCCTCGAGACGATGCGCCGCGACATCCTCATGATGAAGGCGCACAACATCAACGCCGTGCGCACCTCGCACTACCCGCCGCACCCGGAGTTCCTGCGCCTGTGCGACGAGCTCGGACTGTGGGTGGTGGACGAGTCCGACATCGAGACGCACGGGTTCATCTACGCCGGCTGGGAGGGCAACCCGCCCGACGAGCCGGCGTGGACCCCGGCCCTGCTGGACCGGACCGCACGGATGGTCGAACGGGACAAGAACCACCCGTCGGTGATCATCTGGTCGCTCGGTAACGAGAGCGAGGGCGGCGCCGGGTTCGTCGCGATCGAGGCGTGGCTGCGGGACCGGGACCCGAGCCGGCCGCTGCACTACGAGCGCGACCGCACGTACGCCCAGTCCGACTTCTACTCGCTGATGTACCCCTCGCTGGAGGATCTCGCCGCGATCGCGGAGCGGACCGAGGAGACCCCCGAGGCACTGGCCGAGAACGCGGAACTGGAGCACCGCCGTCGGGCACTGCCGTTCCTGCTGTGCGAGTACGCGCACGCGATGGGCAACGGACCCGGCTCCCTCGCGGACTACCAGGAGATCCTGGAGTCCTCGGACCGGATGGCCGGCGCGTTCGTGTGGGAGTGGATCGACCACGGGTTCCGCGGCCGCACGCCCGACGGCGTCGAGTACCTGCGCCACGGCGGCGACATCGACTACCGGCCCAACGGCGGCTCCTACTGCATCGACGGGCTCGTCCGCCCGGACCGGGTACCCTCGCCCGGGCTGCTCGAGCTGGCGAAGGTCCTCGAGCCGGTCCGGTTCGACGTGGACGCCGACGCCATCACGGTGCGCAACCACTATGACGTGCTCGACACCGGCCACCTCGCCTTCACGTGGGAGCTCGCCCGCGACGGCGTCGCGCTCGCCGCCGGGGACCTGACCGTGCCGGTCCTCGCACCCGGGGAGCAGGCACGGGTCGACCTGCCCGCGGTGGTGGGACGTGAGTCCACCACGACCGCCCCGGGCGAGGTGTGGCTGACGGTCTCCGCGCGCCTGGCGCACGCGACGCCCTGGGCCGACGCGGGCCACGAGATCGGCTGGGGTCAGGGCCAACTGGCGCAGGAATCCCGTCCGCGCACGCTGAGCCAGAAGGTCGCGCCCGAGGCAGACGGTTCTGCGGTTCTGTCTCAGGCGGCCTCCTCTGCCTCAGCGGATCCGGGCATGCTGGTCGTGGGGGCGGCCGTGCTGGACGCCCGCACCGGGGACCTGCTCAGCCTCGGCGGGCTCGACACCGGCGGACTCCGCCTGGACATCTGGCGCGCGCCGACCGAGAACGACCGCGGCCAGGGAGAGCTGAACAACCTCGCGAAGGTGTGGCGCGCCGTCGGGCTGGACCGGATGCTGCACTCGGTGACCGACGTCGGGGCGGTCGACGGCGGGGCGTGCGTCCGCGCCCGGCTCGCCCCGGCCACGCAACCGTTCGGGCTCGACCTCGCCTACACCTGGACCGCCGGGCACGGCGCACCGTCGGCCGGGGACCCGGGGGACGTCACCCTCACCGTGGACGTGACCCCGTACGGACCCTGGCACGACGTCCCGTACGGGCACCACGAGGTGACCCTGCCGCGGCTCGGGGTACGCCTCGGCCTGCCCGCCGCCCTGGCTCGGGCCACCTGGTTCGGCCTCGGACCGGGGGAGTCGTACGTCGACTCCCACACCGCGGCGAAGGTGGGCCGGTACTCCACGTCGATCGACGACCTCGGGTTCGAGTACCTGGTGCCCCAGGAGACCGGCAACCGGCACCGCGCCCGCTGGTTGGAGCTCACCGGCGCCGGCACCACCGGCCTGCGCGTGGCAGGCGCGCCGACGTTCGACTTCACGGCCCGGCGCTGGTCCACCGAGGCCCTCGACGCCGCGAGGCACCCGCACGAGCTGCGGCCGGAGGACCGGCTGTACCTGCACCTGGACCTGGCCCAGCACGGGCTCGGCAGCTCGTCGTGCGGTCCGGCCACCCCCGACCGGTACCGGGTGCACCCCGAACCGACCCGGTTCTCCCTGACCTTCAGCACCCCGTCCCAGAAGGAGCAGTGACGATGACCTCCGCCGGCCCCGCCGCGACCACCTCGGTCCTTGAGCCCTACGCGCTGCGCGTGGAGCACCTCGAGAACCCGATCGGCCTCGACGAGCCACGGCCCCGGTTCGCCTGGCGGCTGCGGACCAGCGGCGCCGGAACGCGGCAGGCCGGCTACCGGGTCGTCGTGTCCGGCGGGCGCGGGGAGACGGCCTGGGACAGCGGCCGGGTCGCCTCGGACGACCAGTTCGAGATCGGCTACGCGGGCGTCCCGTTGCGGCCGTTCACCGGCTACACCTGGACCGTGCAGGTCTGGGACGCCGACGGCGTCGCGGGCGCGGGCGCGGAAGGAACCTTCGAGACCGGGCGCCTCGAGCGGCCGTGGGTGGCCCGCTGGATCGGTCGCGACCGTCGGGACCGGCCCGCGTTCCTCGCCCCCGCCGACGACGACCTCACCTGGAACACGCGCGGCCTGCCCGCGCCGTCGCTGCTGCGCACGACGTTCGACACGGCGCGCGCCGTCACCTTCGCACGCCTGCACATCACCGCCCGTGGCCTGTACGAGGCACGCATCAACGGCCGACTCGTGCATGACACCGCCCTCAACCCGGGCTGGACGGACTACCAGCGCCGGATCTTCTACCAGACCTACGACGTCACGTCCGTGGTCCGGACCGGGTCCAACGCCATCGGGGTGGTGCTCGCCGACGGCTGGTGGAGCGGCTTCGTGGGCTACGACGCCCGCAACGCCGGCCGGCTGTACGGGACCGCACCCGCGCTGCTCGCCGAACTGCACCTCACCCTCGCCGACGGCTCCACCCAGGTGATCCGCACGGACGAGACCTGGCGCGAGTCCGCCGGCGAGTGGCTGCACGCGGACCTGCTCATGGGGGAGGGTGTCGACGCCCGCCGCCGGCCCGAGGGCTGGGACGCCCCCGGCTTCG
Coding sequences within:
- a CDS encoding aldo/keto reductase — translated: MHSKADPLKTPSPVTPGTSGLGHGSDSASDAADLAAARALLTGAHTLIDTANMYGGGRSEVILGRAIAELGAVPAGVQVISKADRDLSTGAFDRDRVLRSFEESTARLGLDTLPLYQLHDQYTITFAEAMGPGGAVQALIELREQGAVGAIGVAAGPTAMLTEYVRTGVFEVLLTHNRYTLVDRSAAELIAEAAGQGMTVFNAAPFGGGLLAAGARAGATYAYRAAPEALLAWVARLEQVCAAHGVPVAAAALHFSMRNPHVASTVVGVRSPERLAQTDALLATEVPEDLWTEIDRLGTPPSTLDD
- a CDS encoding glycoside hydrolase family 2 TIM barrel-domain containing protein, producing the protein MQTTPGAPLADLPTLPGTDSLPVPLAYHDDPVPGAGRRRPRAQFGSDAARLSLNGDWAFTLAPTAAGTGPTFTDPDLDDGGWGRIDVPSHWVLRGHGDPLYTNTAFPFPIAPPHTPTANPTGDYRRTFTLPAGWRRDGSVLRFQGVDSCAAVWLNGVELGHSKGSRLPFEFDIGPALREGSNVLCVRVHRWSSGSYLEDQDMWWLPGIFRDVELLERPAAVDDVHVHADYDHRSGAGTLRVEATDADGAPVFALIDVPELGVSALPAGTAVRIDGVQPWSAEVPRLYRGTVRADGERIEVAIGFRTISVADGVLRVNGVRVHLRGVNRHEHDPDHGRALSLETMRRDILMMKAHNINAVRTSHYPPHPEFLRLCDELGLWVVDESDIETHGFIYAGWEGNPPDEPAWTPALLDRTARMVERDKNHPSVIIWSLGNESEGGAGFVAIEAWLRDRDPSRPLHYERDRTYAQSDFYSLMYPSLEDLAAIAERTEETPEALAENAELEHRRRALPFLLCEYAHAMGNGPGSLADYQEILESSDRMAGAFVWEWIDHGFRGRTPDGVEYLRHGGDIDYRPNGGSYCIDGLVRPDRVPSPGLLELAKVLEPVRFDVDADAITVRNHYDVLDTGHLAFTWELARDGVALAAGDLTVPVLAPGEQARVDLPAVVGRESTTTAPGEVWLTVSARLAHATPWADAGHEIGWGQGQLAQESRPRTLSQKVAPEADGSAVLSQAASSASADPGMLVVGAAVLDARTGDLLSLGGLDTGGLRLDIWRAPTENDRGQGELNNLAKVWRAVGLDRMLHSVTDVGAVDGGACVRARLAPATQPFGLDLAYTWTAGHGAPSAGDPGDVTLTVDVTPYGPWHDVPYGHHEVTLPRLGVRLGLPAALARATWFGLGPGESYVDSHTAAKVGRYSTSIDDLGFEYLVPQETGNRHRARWLELTGAGTTGLRVAGAPTFDFTARRWSTEALDAARHPHELRPEDRLYLHLDLAQHGLGSSSCGPATPDRYRVHPEPTRFSLTFSTPSQKEQ
- a CDS encoding carbohydrate ABC transporter permease, giving the protein MTTLTQARPMAGPAGPSRPRRRPGGARRFFARLPVRLLVIVIVAVEILPMIWMLLSSFKTQNEFVTGSVWALPATWDFGNYIEAWVTGDFASNVRNSILATVPALFFLLLFGVAAGFALEVMVWKGRSTILLMFVAGIMIPGQMLLVPLFITYFNLGLTQTIWPLILTYIAMGLPLTVFMMAAYFRAIPREVFEAATIDGAGMIRSFWMIGLPMISNAILTIGLVQFFSIWNDLLVALTFVTNRDLATIQVGLLNFSGEYGAMQYGPLFAAICLNVFGTLAVFLFLSKKIMAGMASGALKG